One genomic region from Candida albicans SC5314 chromosome 6, complete sequence encodes:
- a CDS encoding uncharacterized protein (Protein of unknown function; flow model biofilm induced; Hap43-repressed), with amino-acid sequence MSILRREGALRVSRYTLKNVPLAIVTPINQQSMVMVMRRDLDATHQSSLIINPQIPRLLSNPQYINFSQYRILRNEHKEIDKKELERKINVNKVVDQLREYVPDILETSLPKSIISKDIYLRICPSQFDENYLPKLNGLVTYYTTCKAIQLFLTSVMLSPKVKLHIQSIRVSHGPDPQCMFNDTTKIFLRWSTCPDGCSHLDAQGTSQAHLGTHKWSEEDTKKIFDNHKSLSTLVSKLPGTIMGLTKEPKKLERVISGLFIFELNEDNSKILVHTIENMEIIERFEPETQPNVNALRVC; translated from the coding sequence ATGTCAATACTTCGGAGAGAAGGAGCATTAAGGGTTAGTCGATATACATTAAAGAATGTACCTCTTGCGATTGTCACCCCAATCAACCAACAActgatggtgatggtgatgagACGGGATTTGGATGCAACCCACCAATCAAGTTTGATAATCAACCCACAGATACCACGGCTACTTTCGAATCCacaatatataaatttcaGTCAATATCGTATATTAAGAAACGAGCATAAAGAGATTGATAAAAAGGAACTTGAACGTAAAATTAATGTCAATAAAGTGGTTGATCAATTAAGAGAATATGTACCTGATATATTAGAAACATCATTAcccaaatcaattatttctaaagatatatatttaaGAATATGTCCTTCtcaatttgatgaaaattatttacCCAAATTGAATGGACTCGTCACATATTATACTACTTGTAAAGCCAtccaattatttttaactTCAGTAATGTTGAGTCCAAAAGTTAAATTACATATACAATCAATCCGAGTTTCACATGGACCAGATCCACAATGTATGTTTAATGATACCACAAAAATATTCTTACGATGGTCTACATGTCCGGATGGATGTTCTCATTTGGATGCCCAAGGTACATCACAAGCACATTTGGGTACTCATAAATGGTCAGAAGAAGatactaaaaaaatatttgataatcatAAAAGTTTATCTACTTTGGTATCAAAACTACCTGGAACAATAATGGGATTAACAAAAGAACCGAAAAAGTTGGAAAGAGTGATTTCAggattatttatatttgaattaaatgaagataattcaaaaatattgGTTCATactattgaaaatatgGAAATTATTGAACGATTTGAACCTGAAACACAACCAAATGTCAATGCTTTAAGAGTTtgttga
- the PEX7 gene encoding Pex7p (Ortholog(s) have peroxisome matrix targeting signal-2 binding activity, role in fatty acid metabolic process, protein import into peroxisome matrix, docking and cytosol, nucleus, peroxisome localization), with product MLSFRTKGYNGYGIQYSPFYDNKLAVATAANYGLVGNGRLFILNIEPNGTVSDQISWETQDGLFDIAWSEIHENQAVVASGDGTLKLFDLTVPNFPVMNWKEHSREVFCVNWNLVDKTNFVSGSWDGNIKLWSPNRPQSLLTLNSNVMDYSTRVAPNAGSASVPLSHQPAHQPQQQQQQQVNTANCIYSAQFSPHSPSMVVSCNGGSQVQVWDVRSPNPLQLKFTAHGGLEALSVDWNKYKSTVIASGGTDKSVRIWDLRSITKIDQPIAQSPMASGHIRGPTPLNELIGHEFAVRRVQWSPHNPKELMSTSYDMTARIWNDESDERARFLNSRVGGLKGVFGRHKEFVIGSDYSLWGEPGWVATTGWDEMVYIWDSKRL from the coding sequence ATGCTTTCATTTAGAACTAAAGGATATAATGGTTATGGAATCCAATATTCGCCATTCTACGATAACAAGCTAGCGGTGGCAACAGCAGCAAATTATGGATTGGTAGGTAATGGGAggttatttatattaaatATAGAACCCAATGGGACTGTATCCGATCAAATATCATGGGAGACACAAGATGGTTTATTCGATATCGCATGGAGTGAGATTCATGAAAATCAAGCCGTAGTGGCTTCAGGAGATGGGACtttaaaattgtttgatttgacTGTACCTAATTTCCCAGTAATGAATTGGAAAGAACATTCAAGAGAGGTTTTTTGTGTCAATTGGAATCTTGTAGATAAGACAAATTTCGTGAGTGGGAGTTGGGATGgaaatatcaaattatgGTCACCTAATAGACCACAATCATTATTGacattaaattcaaatgttATGGATTACTCAACACGAGTTGCACCAAATGCAGGTTCAGCATCAGTTCCGTTATCGCATCAACCAGCACatcaaccacaacaacaacagcagcagcaagTGAATACTGCCAATTGCATATACTCGGCCCAATTTTCTCCACATTCTCCTTCCATGGTGGTTAGTTGTAATGGTGGGTCACAAGTACAAGTCTGGGATGTCCGTAGTCCGAATCCGTTGCAATTGAAATTCACAGCTCATGGTGGATTAGAAGCTTTGTCAGTAGATTggaataaatataaatctaCTGTGATTGCTTCGGGAGGAACTGATAAATCAGTGAGAATATGGGATTTACgatcaattacaaaaatcGACCAACCTATAGCCCAATCACCAATGGCAAGTGGGCATATACGTGGACCAACTCCATTAAACGAATTAATTGGTCATGAATTTGCTGTTAGACGAGTACAATGGTCACCTCACAATCCAAAAGAATTAATGTCTACTTCCTATGATATGACAGCCAGAATATGGAATGATGAACTGGACGAAAGAGCAAGATTCTTGAATTCACGAGTAGGTGGATTGAAAGGAGTGTTTGGAAGACACAAAGAGTTTGTTATAGGCAGTGATTACAGTTTATGGGGAGAACCTGGCTGGGTAGCAACTACAGGATGGGATGAAATGGTTTATATATGGGACTCTAAACGATTATAA
- a CDS encoding uncharacterized protein (Ortholog(s) have cytoplasm localization), giving the protein MPDLTPLDNDEEDAWSYSFPPSTESLPISQQSQSKRSTTQPSNSTFRTWQNGDTSSTNSQMKLSIDTTTTSSKSSLPFPSTIQKSIPLDPLTTKEDANSVISKDSKGNALNEASQTDDKPKFMKDLEEYGSTRNISNSPLSQQSTNGTNLLSSPKFISYRKSKRTVSEGTFDSMLDKSPMSPPASRYDPKLYVDEFYKTSKFRYATIKRNIDFHNNFHSLDLTDRLVDDFACALSREILLQGRIYLSESYICFNSNLLGWVTNLVIQLEEVVKIEKRSTAGLFPNAISIETVDGTLHTFASFLSRDQTYELMSTLWKGKTGKSNNDSTLTSEDELENNAIDSPNKNIESYILSLDGDDEEDNDVQSLDNSGEDEEEEESELDIEEVLSTKLIKLKSESPYTNNGPDAHAPTTANYEKLEAEIELVDEVIDAPMGIVFAILFGPYTKFQTNFLETHDGSEISEISDFRPSEEDPAVLERKYIYRRALGYSIGPKSTKCEVTETIEHLNFADYIVVVSTTVTPDVPSGGVFSVKTRYVFSWANENHTNLLIYHHVEWTGRSWMKSVIEKSSLSGSTATTKELIKELKEEIVKQTYFIDGPPAIKQPAKKKVKKVEPEVKNEPKAEIKASTVDVSSYLQQNITTAFFILFTIVTIILFMQIRLYGLLRKSNSIAETQLLLTLQLTDLQQKPQVEVQDNVFWNLIHSKLGRKLTSLEKLQFLTYQLQAIHKEKTDDSGGAGNTNRLIDSIPKYIRDLI; this is encoded by the coding sequence atgCCTGATTTGACACCACTTGACAATGATGAAGAGGATGCTTGGTCTTATTCGTTCCCACCTTCAACCGAATCCTTGCCAATACTGCAACAATCGCAATCGAAAAGATCTACCACACAGCCttcaaattcaactttCCGGACATGGCAAAATGGTGATACTAGTCTGACTAATCTGCAAATGAAACTACTGATAGATACAACAACCACATCCAGTAAATCATCTCTACCGTTTCCATCCACAATACAGAAATCTATTCCTTTAGATCCATTGACTACGAAAGAAGATGCCAATTCAGTGATCTCAAAAGATTCCAAGGGCAATGCCCTCAATGAAGCTTCTCAAACTGATGATAAACCAAAATTCATGAAAGATTTAGAAGAATATGGGTCTAcaagaaatatttcaaactCGCCATTATCACAACAATCCACCAATGGCACCAATTTATTGTCTTCACCTAAATTCATATCGTACCGTAAATCAAAGAGAACTGTTAGTGAAGGAACATTTGATTCGATGTTAGATAAGTCACCAATGTCACCTCCAGCTTCTAGATATGACCCTAAATTGTATGTTGACGAATTTTATAAAACTTCAAAATTTCGATATGCAACGATTAAAAGAAACATTGATTTCCATAATAATTTCCATTCGTTAGACTTGACAGATAGATtagttgatgattttgcATGTGCATTGAGCAGAGAAATTTTGTTACAGGGGAGAATATATTTGAGTGAGAGTTATATATGttttaattctaatttattAGGTTGGGTCACGAATCTAGTTATTCAGTTAGAAGAAGTGGTTAAGATTGAGAAAAGATCAACTGCAGGATTGTTCCCCAATGCAATTAGTATTGAAACTGTTGATGGCACCCTTCATACATTTGCAAGTTTCCTTTCGCGAGATCAAACCTATGAACTAATGCTGACTTTATGGAAAGGCAAAACTGGGAAATCAAACAATGATCTGACACTTACCAGTGAAgatgaattagaaaataaCGCTATTGATTCTcccaataaaaatattgaatcatATATATTATCACTTGATGGAGACGATGAAGAGGATAATGATGTGCAATCATTAGATAACAGCGGTGAggacgaagaagaagaagaaagtgaACTTGACATTGAAGAAGTGCTAAGTACcaaattaatcaaactCAAATCAGAATCACCCTATACTAACAACGGTCCAGATGCACATGCTCCAACTACGGCAAATTATGAAAAGTTAGAAGCAGAGATAGAATTAGTTGATGAAGTTATTGATGCCCCCATGGGTATTGTATTTGCCATATTGTTTGGGCCATATACCAAGTTCCAAACCAATTTCCTTGAAACCCATGATGGGTCAGAAATATCAGAGATTAGTGATTTCCGTCCATCAGAAGAAGACCCGGCTGTTCTTGAAcgtaaatatatttatcgTCGTGCATTGGGATATTCAATCGGTCCAAAATCGACTAAATGTGAAGTCACTGAAACCATTGaacatttgaattttgcCGATTATATAGTTGTGGTTTCAACAACAGTGACACCAGATGTACCTCTGGGTGGTGTATTTAGTGTTAAAACAAGATATGTTTTTTCATGGGCCAACGAGAATCACACGAACTTgctaatttatcatcatgTGGAATGGACAGGAAGATCGTGGATGAAATCAGTTATTGAAAAACTGTCTTTATCAGGACTGACTGCTACGACAAAAGAGTTGatcaaagaattgaaagagGAGATTGTTAAACAAACGTATTTCATAGATGGACCACCAGCCATCAAACAACCTGCCAAAAAGAAGGTTAAAAAAGTGGAACCAGAAGTTAAAAATGAACCTAAAGCTGAAATCAAAGCATCAACAGTTGATGTGTCATCTTatttacaacaaaatatCACGACAGCTTTTTTCATTCTATTTACAATTGTGACgattattttgtttatgcAAATCAGATTGTATGGTCTTTTAcgaaaatcaaattcaatagCTGAAACTCAACTTTTATTGACACTTCAATTAACGGATCTACAACAAAAACCTCAAGTTGAAGTTCAAGATAATGTATTTTGGAATTTAATCCATTCTAAATTAGGTAGAAAATTAACTTCATTAGAAAAATTGCAATTTTTAACGTATCAATTGCAAGCTATACACAAGGAAAAAACTGATGACAGTGGTGGTGCTGGTAATACTAATAGGTTAATTGATAGTATTCCAAAATATATACGTGATTTAATATAG